The Geoalkalibacter subterraneus genome contains the following window.
GTCCCTCTCGAGAATCTTTTCTCTGTACGTCTCCTGTCTGTGTACAATGAGTACTCAAAGTTTATGTATACATAATTAAGCTGCGGTTCGATTCAGTTTTGATAAGTTAAAAAAATGTTTTGTGACAGTTGTTTATGAACTTTGTGCTGATATTATTTTTTTTGGCCTGCTGTTTGCTTATTATAGTCCGGTTCCCGTTATTCTAAGTAGAGCAGATCAAGACGTCCCCCCCCAGGGGACAGGCGGATTGCCAAAAAAAATACTTCAGGAGGTTTTTTACCATGACCGTACATCTCGATGAAAAAGTAGCCCCGATTTATCAGGAAGTCCTGCGACGCAATCCCGGCGAAACGGAATTTCATCAGGCCGTGCGCGAAGTGCTCGAGTGCCTGGGTCCGGTGCTGGTCAAACATCCCGAATTCTCTCATCACAGCATCATCGAGCGCATCTGCGAACCGGAGCGTCAGATTATCTTCCGTGTGCCCTGGCAGGACGATAAAAACCAGGTGCAGATCAATCGCGGTTTCCGCGTCGAATTCAACAGCGCGCTTGGCCCTTACAAGGGCGGCCTGCGCTTTCATCCTTCGGTTTATCTCGGGATCATCAAGTTTCTCGGTTTCGAGCAGATTTTCAAGAACAGCCTCACCGGCCTGCCCATCGGCGGCGGCAAAGGCGGCTCCGACTTTGACCCCAAGGGCAAATCCGATGATGAAATCATGCGTTTCTGCCAGAGTTTCATGACCGAACTTTATCGCCACATCGGCGAACATACCGATGTACCGGCCGGCGATATCGGTGTCGGCGGTCGTGAGATCGGCTATATGTACGGCCAGTACAAGCGCATCACCAACCGCTACGAACTCGGCGTGCTGACCGGCAAGGGTCTCGATTGGGGTGGCTCGCTGGTTCGTACCGAAGCGACCGGCTATGGTGCCGTTTTCTTCGTCCAGGAGATGCTCAAGGCGCGCGGCGAATCCTTCGACGGCAAGACCTGCGTCGTGTCCGGCTCGGGCAACGTGGCCATTTACACCACTGAGAAGATCCACCAGTTTGGCGGCAAGGTCGTGGCCTGCTCCGACTCCAACGGCTACATTTACCACGAAAAAGGCATTGATCTTGACCTGGTGCAGCAGCTCAAGGAGATCGAGCGTCGCCGCATCAAGGATTACTGCAACTATCACAAAGACGCCAAGTACGTGGAGAATGGCAATATCTGGGCGATCCCCTGCGATGTGGCCATGCCCTCCGCGACGCAGAACGAAATCAACGGCAAGGACGCCGAAATGCTGGTCAAAAACGGCTGCATCGCGGTCGGCGAGGGAGCCAACATGCCCACCACCCCGGAAGGCGTGCGGGTTTTCCTCGACGCCAAGATCGCCTATGGGCCCAGCAAGGCGGCCAATGCCGGCGGCGTTGCCACCAGCGCGCTGGAGATGCAGCAGAATGCCTGCCGTGATTCCTGGACCTTTGAACACACGGAAAAACGTCTGCACGAAATCATGAGGAATATTCACGACCTGTGCTATGAAACCGCCGAGGAATACGGTACGCCTGGCAACTATGTCAACGGTGCCAATATTGCCGGTTTCGTCAAGGTGGCCAAGGCCATGGTTGCGATGGGACTTGTGTGATCCCGCAGTTATTCCATCGACGATAAAACGAAAAAATCCCGGCTTTGCGGCCGGGATTTTTTCGTTTGAAGAGGAAGCTTTTACTCAGGCAGAGTACAGATCAGGCGCTGGCTGACCACGTCGGCCAGTAACCGGAATCCACCCTGTTTCAGGCGACAGACCTTGACCACGTTCCTGAAACGGCTGCTGGCCGGCATCAGCCCTTCCAGGTTGTTGGGCTGGCGCTCAAGCCAGGCACGGTTGAACATGACCCGGGGAGATTCGGGGAACAGGGCCAGGTAAAAAATGTCCGCTTCCACCAGGTCCTGGAAGAAGTGAGAGCCGAAGCTCAATTCCGGCATCAGCCCTTCTGCGGAGAAAGCCACTTCGCTCAAAGCGGCCATGTTGTTGATTTCTGAAAAAGTAATGGGAACGCCCAGGGAAGGGGTGCTGGTGCCCCAGCGTCCCGGCCCCATCAGCAGGGTTGGTTCATTCTCGCGTTCGCCGATGCGGCGGTTGAGTCGTCCGATGAGGCGGGCGACTTCGTGTTTGTCGGAGAGGGACAAGCGGCTGTAAGCTTCGGGTTCGACCCAGATGATCTGAGAAAGTTCAAGGTTGATATTACCGCCCATGAAATTGCCCTTGCTGCGGAACAGGAGTCGTTCCTCGTCCACTTGTTCCGGAATATCCACCCGCTGCCTTTCGCCACGAGTCTGCAGGGGACGGCACTGTACCACGTTGATGCGCGGGGTGCCGTCTTCGGTGAAATTGACGGTAAATTCGGTGTCCACCGGGTAATCATAGGCTTTTTCAAGGGTTTTGAGCAGCCGCTGCATGGTTTCGCAGAATGGGGTCTTTGACAGCAGGCCGTCAAAAGTCAGCAGCCAGGCTTTTTCCCCTTTGCGACCGCGCTCTTCCATTCTGCGGGTGACTTCGTCATCGCGGATGGCAAAAAGGTCGAGAGGGAGTCGGCTCTCGGAGTTGGCCAGCCGCAGCAGAGACACGGTTTCGGGTGCATTGCGTGAAATATCGAGCACGTCCACATCGCGTTGAGTGAATCGGCGTGCATCTTCGACGCCGTGATGCGGCCTTTTCGAGGGGGCGTCGAGGGCGACCAGGCGCGGATAATCTCCTTCCACCCGATCCACTGCACGGGTTCCAAGCCCGAGAACCAGCCTCAGCATGCCGGCACGGGGGTCCATCCCCTTGTCCCACACAAAGGTGTTGTAGGAGACGCCGACGCCTGCCAGTTCCGGAAAATACCAGTTTTCCCGATAGCCTCCCGAAACCCGCTGCACCAGCAGCGCCATCTGTTCATCGAGCTTCTCCAATCCCCGCTGGCGGCGGTAGGTGAGGGCGTCTTCACTCATGGCGCTGGCAAAAATGCGCCGCACGTTGTCTTCGAATTGTGTCAGCCGCTGCTCGGGGCTGCCCTGGTTGACGCAGAAGAAGCTGTCGTATTTGCCGGCAAAGGCATTACCGAAGCCGTCTTCGAGAAGCGAACTCGACCGTACAATGATCGGATACTGGCCGAAATATTCCAGCATCTGGCGAAAGCCGTCGCGGATGTCATCGGGGAACTGCCCTTCGAGCATTTTGCCGCGCAGTTTGGCTGCCGCTTCAAAATACCCCTCCGAGGTTTTCTGGCGCATATAGAGGGGCCACATGCCGTTATGCACGATGTAGGAGTAATACACATTCGACCCCACGAAAAACGAGTCGTGAGGTTCCAGGTGGGCGGCCCAGTCGAAGTCCGGATCATTCAGAAGGATATCGCGCGCCAGCAGCATGCCGACCGTTTTGCCGCCGATGAACCCGGTGCCGATCATGCGTGATTTGATCGTCAGAAGATCTTCCAGGCTGAAATATTTTGTCGCCAGTTTCAGCATACGCTCATCGCGCCCCATCAGGTGCCGACACAGATGACGGATCATCTCGCGCCTTTCATCCTCTGCGTCGTCGTCGGCCACCAGTTTCTCAGCCTGAAGGAAGAGCCGGTACCAGTGATCGAGATGACGTCGCGCCGTGTCGGGATTGGAGGGGGAGAAGCGGCTAAGCAGCGAGGTCGCCTCATGGCTGTTGGCCAGGGGGATGACGTCATCGTCCTTCATCAGGTGCGGCAGGAACATGGTCGGACTGTGCCGCTGCCAGACCTTGAGAGGATGAATATGGATTTTCCCGTCGGCGGTCAGAACATCGAGCAGGACTTGCGTCGTGTCGCGAATGCGTGCGATGGTTTTGAGTGAATGGCGGTCGCGAATCAGGGCGAAGTAA
Protein-coding sequences here:
- the gdhA gene encoding NADP-specific glutamate dehydrogenase, with the translated sequence MTVHLDEKVAPIYQEVLRRNPGETEFHQAVREVLECLGPVLVKHPEFSHHSIIERICEPERQIIFRVPWQDDKNQVQINRGFRVEFNSALGPYKGGLRFHPSVYLGIIKFLGFEQIFKNSLTGLPIGGGKGGSDFDPKGKSDDEIMRFCQSFMTELYRHIGEHTDVPAGDIGVGGREIGYMYGQYKRITNRYELGVLTGKGLDWGGSLVRTEATGYGAVFFVQEMLKARGESFDGKTCVVSGSGNVAIYTTEKIHQFGGKVVACSDSNGYIYHEKGIDLDLVQQLKEIERRRIKDYCNYHKDAKYVENGNIWAIPCDVAMPSATQNEINGKDAEMLVKNGCIAVGEGANMPTTPEGVRVFLDAKIAYGPSKAANAGGVATSALEMQQNACRDSWTFEHTEKRLHEIMRNIHDLCYETAEEYGTPGNYVNGANIAGFVKVAKAMVAMGLV
- a CDS encoding PEP/pyruvate-binding domain-containing protein, which codes for MTDAEKIPTGLPRLDTVLDGLRLGDNVVWSVDHIEDYQRFVTPFAESALAEKRTVIYMRFGSHPPLLTAQEGLTIHELDPRQGFETFAARIHAIITEAGHGAFYIFDSLSDLLSAWATDQMVGNFFWVTCPYLFELDTVAYFALIRDRHSLKTIARIRDTTQVLLDVLTADGKIHIHPLKVWQRHSPTMFLPHLMKDDDVIPLANSHEATSLLSRFSPSNPDTARRHLDHWYRLFLQAEKLVADDDAEDERREMIRHLCRHLMGRDERMLKLATKYFSLEDLLTIKSRMIGTGFIGGKTVGMLLARDILLNDPDFDWAAHLEPHDSFFVGSNVYYSYIVHNGMWPLYMRQKTSEGYFEAAAKLRGKMLEGQFPDDIRDGFRQMLEYFGQYPIIVRSSSLLEDGFGNAFAGKYDSFFCVNQGSPEQRLTQFEDNVRRIFASAMSEDALTYRRQRGLEKLDEQMALLVQRVSGGYRENWYFPELAGVGVSYNTFVWDKGMDPRAGMLRLVLGLGTRAVDRVEGDYPRLVALDAPSKRPHHGVEDARRFTQRDVDVLDISRNAPETVSLLRLANSESRLPLDLFAIRDDEVTRRMEERGRKGEKAWLLTFDGLLSKTPFCETMQRLLKTLEKAYDYPVDTEFTVNFTEDGTPRINVVQCRPLQTRGERQRVDIPEQVDEERLLFRSKGNFMGGNINLELSQIIWVEPEAYSRLSLSDKHEVARLIGRLNRRIGERENEPTLLMGPGRWGTSTPSLGVPITFSEINNMAALSEVAFSAEGLMPELSFGSHFFQDLVEADIFYLALFPESPRVMFNRAWLERQPNNLEGLMPASSRFRNVVKVCRLKQGGFRLLADVVSQRLICTLPE